The following nucleotide sequence is from Zea mays cultivar B73 chromosome 1, Zm-B73-REFERENCE-NAM-5.0, whole genome shotgun sequence.
TGCTTGTTTGTTTTTATTCGACGTCTGAACTATGTGACGACAAATAAATAAAAACGGAGGTAATATATAGATAGAAAAAAAAACAAGGTCATATATGCTCCAAAAATGGAGGATTTGAAGAACTCATACgggtccattgcactttgcaataTTTACAAAAGACGAGAATATTTACAGGAAGACATCGAGTTGTTGGTACATCAAAATGCAGTGGACGACCACCGCCTACACCATGTGCTACTTGAACACTGGCTACATTCGTATGCCAAATGTTTCAATTGAATTACTGGTATTATACTGCCTAGCTAGCTGTAATGTTTAATCACTGCTTCAATGCACGCACAGCAGCAGCCATCCCGTTTTATAGGCATCGTAAAAAAAAAAAACTGGTAGCATTTGTTTTCCCCCCTTCTCTTATCAGAATATGAATTAGGAGCATATGTAATTTCATCAGCTCCGGTTCCTCTAGATATTGCAACAACAACAAGGAGCCATCCTGCCACATCCCGTTTCTTGCTTCTATCTGGTGGATAGGTAGTATTTGATTTATAGGGACTAATTTAGTCCATATATTTTTATCTCATTTTAGTTCTACATTGCAAAATATAGGAACTAAATCTCTAATTTAGTTTCTATACTTAGTAATTTAGAGAGGAAATGGAATAAAATTAGTCCTTAAAAACCCAATACCGGTCTTGTATATCGGTTTTTTTTTCTGGATGGTCACGCTTGCCTTGTTTTGGAACCTTATTCGTGCTAAATATATGGCATACGACAGTACAGTACGTGTTGGTGGTGCATGAGCCTGCTGATGGATCGGTGCGTGCATGGAGCCAGCCAGACGCGGCAGCTGACTGGCGAAGGAGGTCACAAGCAGTGGCGCGGCGTGCGCATGAGTCACGTTTCGCCCCTCGCGTGCCCGGCCTGAACCCGAGGGCTCGCCGCCAGTTACTAGTGGGCTAGTATAAACCTGCACCGGCAGCCGGCCAGCCAGGCACCAGCACCACCAGAGTCCAGAGCAGCAGCTCCTTCATGACGAGCTTTCTCCAGCTCTGAGCGCGCGGAGGGATCGGAGAGGCGCGATGAACGGGGGAgaaggagaaggaggaggagcgGGAAGCGGGGCGGCAGCCGGCGGGGCCGGGGCCGGGACACCGCGGGTGCCGACGTGGAGGGAGCGCGAGAACAACCGGCGGCGGGAGCGCCGGCGCCGCGCGATCGCGTCCAAGATCTTCACCGGCCTGCGCGCCCACGGCAACTACGCTCTCCGCAGGCACTGCGACAACAACGACGTGCTCAAGGCGCTGTGCGAGGAGGCCGGCTGGACCGTGGAGCCCGACGGCACCACCTACCGCAAGGCACGCGTACTTCCCCTTCCCCCTCCTGTCTCTGTTTGCTTGCTTGTCCCGACTCCCGACCACGGCCGCGCGCCTTGCCGTCTCGGAGGACGAATCCACGTACATGATTCGAGTGCTTTGGATCTGTTGCACTGCTTCGCTTTGCATGCAGCGTTGCGTCCACCGGCAGGCAGTTGCAACACGTACGTACGTAGTGACAATCCAAAGCTTGTTTTCCGTCATATCCAGCTGTTCCGCAAACTTCCAATGCCTTTCTGGCTTTCTTCCGAGACTAGAGGAGCTCCATCCTCTTGTTTCTTGTGTACGTGGCTGCGTGACATGGCAAAGCAGAGCATCACGTCGGCCACAGACCCACAGTCCACAGGACCCCACGGCTTCTGATGAAAGCTACCGTGTCCCGACTCCCGTTACGGATCCTTCTTCAGTTGCTAGCTCTCCGGCGTATTTCTCTCAATACATTCGTCGCAAAACAAAATGACATTTGTGCTTCGATCGATCTGGGTTCGTTTTGCGTTGCAGGGATGCAAGCCTCCGGGCAGCAGAGATCCATATACGGCTGCCTTTATCCCCGGCGGCATGGTGTCCTGCCCGGTGAGTCCGCGAGCTTACAACGGCCTCAGCTACCCGTCGTCGCCCTCCCACGTCGGCGGCAGAGGCAGCAGCTTCTTCTACGGCGGTGCGGGCAGCAGCCGCGGCGTTGTCATTGGCGGAGGCGTAGGCGGACTCCCGTGGCTCAACAACCTGTCCCGCTACTCCGACGACGCCTCGTACGCCGACGACTACTCCTTCAGCGCGCCGGTCACGCCGCAGAACGGCTCCCCGCCGCGGCGCAAGATGGCGCGCTGGGCGTCGGGCAACGCCGCCGCCGGCTCCAACGTGCAGTCGCCGTGGGCCGCCAGCCCTGGCCCCAGCCGCTACGCCTCCCTGCCAGTAACCATGCCGCATACCCCTGTCCACGGCGAGGCCGTGGCGGCCGACCCGGTGAGCCTGCTCACGGGGCTGCAGATATCCGCCGCCGCGGCCAACAAGCCACCGGCGTACAGCATGTTCGACTTCGACGCCGGGAGCTACTCGTCGAGGCCTGGGCAGAGcagcgacggggcggcatgggcGGCGGCATCGTCTCGTGGCGCCGCCGGCGACGGTGACGCACAGGTGGCCCCGCACGGGTTCTCCTTCGGCTGGAGCGGCGGGCCGGCGTTCAGCGCGTGGGAGGGGGAGAAGGCGAGCGTGGCGTTCAACGCGTGGGAGGGGGAGAAGGCGAGCGGGGCGTTCAGCGCGTGGGAGGGGGAGAAGGTGAGCGACGAGTACGTCGACGAGGGCGACCTGGAGCTCACCCTGGGGAACTCGAGGGCCGGCGCCGGCGCTGACCGCGCTTGAGCTCACTGCTCACCGAGACCGATCCAGCTACTGCTGCAATGCAGCAAGACGATGAGTGCATGAGATGATGGATTGATGGGAAGGGAAGATGTCTTCATTAGCCTTATAGGGACTAGGGAGTGGCCGTAGTTACTGCTGCCGTTGAACCATAACCTAATGTCATCGTGATTCCTGAGTTACCCCTTTTTTCCTTAACAAAGTAGTATCTTTTGATTTTCAAGAAACTAAAAACAAAACAGGCATAGCGAGGGAGAGTGACTGTTCTTGTGATCTTGGATTAATTGCCGGGCTGCTGGACTAATGGAAAAGTACCAGTTTTAAGCAAAATGTGTTCTGTTTGTGTGTGCTTTCTTTAGATTAACCGTTATCTCTTCAGTTTCCACGATTTCTGAGCAGCTCTGCGCCTATCAGTTTCTTGAGGTCCATTACATGCCACTCGTTCAATGGCACTGCCCCGGAGTCATCGGAAACTGTTTAGATGGAAGGGCATCACGCGTGCTCTGTTCATCAACGTGTAGATGGAGTTGTCCGAAAAGGAAACATTTTTTAACTCGTGATAGCACAACAGTAACAGTAAAATCAGCATTTCCGACCGTCTAAATCATCGGACATAAGCCTTATAGTGTCGGAAATAAGTTATTTTCAACGGCTTAGGAAGAGTGAAGAAGTAAAACGGTAGGCGGATTGTCGATATCTTAAAAAGCTTTATCTCGAAGTAACTCTTGCTCTTGTCTCCCTTCTTGAACTCTTTCTTTCCTTCTTGATCCTTTTTGTTGAGACAATCCGTATGAAGTGGCCAGTTTTGCCACCCTCATATCACATTCTTTTCTTCTCTTTCCTTTGATACTTGTCACCTTTCCTAACAAACTTCTTGAAACTCTTGATGAACATAGCGGTACCTTCATCACTTGAACTCTCATCCTCGCTTGAGCTTTCAATAACTTTCTTGCACTTGTGATCTTTGCCAACTGAACCTTTCTTGAAggtgtcttgatcatttgtaactAAGGCATGTGTGTCCCTAGTCTTGGTTGGCGCTTCCTTTGACTTATGTTGTTGAATCTTAGCAAACATTTGATGAGGGGTCATCTCCTCATAGTCATCATGATCTCTTATCATACTTGCTAaactcttatccttttctttgtAGCCTCTCATGAAAAGCATAGTGACCTTTGAGTCACTCCAATCATCACTcccaagcactcttattttgttgaccaaaatCATTACAttaaccgatcaaagagtgattggagtGTCTCTCCCTTGATCTAATCATaccttgcaagctcactttccaaaacATCGATCATATGCCTCTTCGCTTTAGGATCGCCTTCATGTAACATCTTGAGAATACTCCAAATATCACGAGCATCCTCTCTTCTTTGAACCTTGCGGTACTCTTCCAAACTCAAACTCTCTTTGATAATGCTCACGCCTTGAGCACTGTGATGCACATCTTGCATCATCTCCGGTGTCATCTCTTCCCTGTGGCTAGAGATGGCAACAGGTGAAGACCTGCCAGGTTTAATTTTACTACCCAAGACCCAACCCCGTTAGATAAAAACTTCTCGCTCCAGTACACGTACCCGTGCGCAGGTACAATTCCACACCCATACCTGAAGCTGTCTAGAGTTGTGGAGATGCGCATGTCTGCCCAACTTAGTTTATGGCGAATGGTGAGCGCCGAGCGGCAATATCTGGCCTATCGTCTTCCATCTTCCATGTGTGGGCTTGTCGCGTGCCTATGTGAGGCTTGTTCACTTGGATTACACGTTAACAAAGAGTCGTATCGCAGAAACTTGGAGCCTTGGACGTGCTTTACTGTTTTGGTTGGTTGTCTACCTATTGTTGCCATGTGTCCTAAGGCCTATGTAGCGTTGAGTTGAACTCAAGAGCTAGGAGCCTAAGATAAATCACTAAGTTAGGATAAAGTTTTAGAGAATTGTTGGCTATATTCcgggtattttatacccatggGTACATGGGTACGAGTTCAATGAGTATGTACCCGTATTCGTTCTACCCATTGGATCCTCTTTTTCTCCCATTATCAAACCCATGATATAAAATTACAACCAACCCCGTCCCCTAATGGAATAATTACCCACCGGGTAACAAGTAACGGGTCCTCGTTGCCATCTTTACCTGTGGCAGGCTTGCACCCACCTATATGATCAATCCCCCAATCGATTAGATGAGACTTCATCTTATTGCCCCACTCGTCGTAGTTAAACTCATGAAGAGTTGAAAGCTTTCTGAGGGGGCGCTGAAGAGAAGTCGGGGACAAAATTGCGAGAATAATCGAATTGAACTCTATGAAATTTGTTACCCTTGCTTTCAGTTGGTGACTCTTCGGTGTTAAGACTTGCGTTCTTCATCACCTTAAACACCAAGAGTTCAACCAAATCTCGTTGTACTCCAACTTCTTTCCTTTGTATTCTTTGGCCTTTCTTCGTGATTCATCTTCTTCAGCCTTTTTCTTGATTTCTTCTTCTTTAGCCTTTCTCTTTACATATTCCTCTTTCATATTGAGGAACATCTTCTCAGAGAGCTTCATGGCGAAGTCGAGGATCTTGGGATCCACCTCCTCACCACTAGATGTAGTTATGAGCTCCTCAAGAAGAAGATCTCCGTTGTCCCTTGGAgtcgacatgatcgtttcctcacgcggttaagcgttataaacgaggcacgaagctctgataccaattgaaagtagcctagagggggtgaataggcaacacCTGAAAATTTCACCACAAACTTCGAAATTTTTTCAAATTGATAGTTCGACTGGTGCAAGCCGATTCAACCACTACCAGGGgcagttgaaccactctgaactaGTATAACTGCGATAATAGATCTAGGCTAAGAACAACTCGAAGTATAATGAGAGATTCCTTTAGACGAAGAACTCAAGGGATAATCAAAGTAAAAACTATGATGGAtctatgtaacgccctgaatttgagaGTTGGATTTTTTTCTTTCTCcagcactcaccaaattcgggtgttacctctcctctttctttttcttctcgctgaGCCTTGTTCATATTCAAAGCTTTAGCGAGATTTAGCTCGATATCTTGTGTAAGTAAAACCCTAGAAATACTTCCTTTTGTTTATTACACCATGTCGGACCTTGCATTTGTTTTGATTGAGTGAATTTGTGAAACCATTCATTTAGAAAATAGATtagaaaaaagggaaaaaaacttttctttctctcccctcccccttccccttgcGGCCCGGCCAGGCGCGtggcccagccaggcgcgaggCCCAGCCGCgacatccccccccccccccccccgcgcggcgCGCGCAGGCGGTTAAGCCACCGCTGCCTTCCCCCTGTGGGCCCCACCTATCATCCCCCTCCTCCCAAAaccaccctctctctctctctcctctaagCCCCCCGCacgttctctccctctccccccgccTGCCTTGCCCCCGCCGCTCGGAATCGCCGCCGGCCTCGCCCCCGCGGTGagcctccctccctccctttccCCTGCCCCCTCCCTTCTTATTCCTCGGTCCGGCGCGACCCCCTCCCTTTCCCCGGCCTTGGCGCTCGGCCCGCCCCAGCGCGCGCGGCCTCGGCGCGCTCGCCCGGCCGGCGCGGCGcggcggccccggccccggccgcggcgctcggcccctcccgcggCGTGGCGCGCTCGCCCGCGTCCAACCCTGCCGTGCCCGTCCCGGCGcgctctgaaagtcgcctagaggggggtgaatagggcaaaactgaaatttacaaagttaatcacaactacaagcggggttagcgttagaaatataatcaagtccgcgagagagggtgcaaaacaaatcgcaagcgaataaggagtgtgacacgtggatttgttttaccgaggttcggttctcgcaaacctactccacgttgaggtggtcacaaagaccgggtctctttcaaccctttccctctctcaaacggtccctcggaccgagtgagcttcttcttctcaatcacacgggaacaaaaacttccccgcaagggccatcacacaattggtgcctcttgccttggttacaatttagttgatcgcaagaaagaatcaaagaagaaatcaatccaagcgcaagagctcgaaagaacacaagcaaatctctctcactaatcactaaggcgttgtgtggaatttggagaggatttgatcacttgggtgtgtctagaattgaatgctagacctcttgtaagtggttgaagtaggaaaacttggatgacttgaatgtggggtggttgggggtatttataaccccaaccaccaaactagccgtttggtggaggctgctgtcgcatggcgcaccggacagtccggtgcgccaccggacactgtccggtgcgccagccacgtcaccaggccgttgggttccgaccgttggagcactgattGCTGGGCCCgtttggatgtccggtggtgcaccggacatgcactgtagagtgtccggtgcgccactttgcgcgtgcctgacttctgcgcgctcaggcgcgcatttaatgcttctgcaggtgaccgttggcgcgaggtagtcgttgctccgctggctcaccggacagtccggtgcacaccggacatgtccggtggattATAGCGAAGcgatttcccgaagctggcgagttccagagacgcttcattcctggagcaccggacactgtccggtgtacaccggacagtccgatgaattatagcggagcgcctctggattttcccgaaggtgaagagttcagcttggagttccctggtgcaccggacattgtccggtggagcaccggacactgtccggtgcgccagaccaggactgccttcggttaacccttgctccttttgttgaacccaattcttggtctttttattggctaagtgtgaacctttggcacctgtataacttatacactagagcaaactagttagtccaatttatttgagtTGGGCAATTcagccaccaaaatcatttaggaaataggtgtaagcctaattccctttcaatctccccctttttggtgattgatgccaacacaaaccaaagcaaatatagaagtgcataattgaatctagttcgcataattgtaagtgcaaaggttgcttggaattgagccaaaaaatgcttataagatatgcatggattgtttcttcatttttaacattttggaccacgcttgcaccacatgttttgtttttgcaaattcttttgtaaatccttttcaaagttctttttgcaaatagtcaaaggtaaatgaataagattttgcgaagcattttcaagattcgaaattttctccccttgtttcaaatgcttttcctttgactaacaaaactcccccttgataaattcctactcttagtgttcaagagggttttaagatattgattttgaaaatactcctctcttcctcttttgaacacaaagagataccaatttgaaatttccaattgaaaatcatttttgaAACTagtgtggtggtgtggtccttttgctttgggctaatattctctccccctttggcatgaatcgccaaaaacggagtcattagagcccttagaattactttctcccctttggtcataaataaatgagtgaagattataccaaagatggagtccttgtgctttggactcatgc
It contains:
- the LOC100381940 gene encoding Protein BZR1 homolog 3, yielding MNGGEGEGGGAGSGAAAGGAGAGTPRVPTWRERENNRRRERRRRAIASKIFTGLRAHGNYALRRHCDNNDVLKALCEEAGWTVEPDGTTYRKGCKPPGSRDPYTAAFIPGGMVSCPVSPRAYNGLSYPSSPSHVGGRGSSFFYGGAGSSRGVVIGGGVGGLPWLNNLSRYSDDASYADDYSFSAPVTPQNGSPPRRKMARWASGNAAAGSNVQSPWAASPGPSRYASLPVTMPHTPVHGEAVAADPVSLLTGLQISAAAANKPPAYSMFDFDAGSYSSRPGQSSDGAAWAAASSRGAAGDGDAQVAPHGFSFGWSGGPAFSAWEGEKASVAFNAWEGEKASGAFSAWEGEKVSDEYVDEGDLELTLGNSRAGAGADRA